In one window of Nocardiopsis aegyptia DNA:
- a CDS encoding caspase family protein, giving the protein MPSGTGRRFFVAIGVSRYRNLPEEQQLGRVGADVRAVRDLFTAFDYEPVLEGMGGYESANDIREKIRRWVADVDLTDEDVVVLYR; this is encoded by the coding sequence TTGCCGAGCGGAACCGGTCGTCGCTTCTTCGTCGCCATCGGCGTCTCCAGGTACCGGAACCTCCCTGAGGAGCAGCAGTTGGGCAGGGTCGGCGCGGACGTGCGCGCGGTCCGGGACCTGTTCACCGCATTCGACTACGAGCCCGTTCTGGAGGGCATGGGCGGATACGAGAGCGCGAACGACATTCGCGAGAAGATCAGGCGCTGGGTCGCGGACGTGGACCTCACCGACGAGGACGTGGTCGTTCTTTATCGGT